A genomic segment from Aegilops tauschii subsp. strangulata cultivar AL8/78 chromosome 1, Aet v6.0, whole genome shotgun sequence encodes:
- the LOC109732821 gene encoding protein RESPONSE TO LOW SULFUR 3 has product MARKAAAAAMDGKSSELARAVAEAEAREERLRRELEAALARVAVAEEAEERLCVQLGELEAEAMTQAMEYQQHVRALSERLALMDGLLRSSGLHSAVVQSGLH; this is encoded by the coding sequence ATGGCGAGGAAGGCAGCGGCAGCGGCCATGGACGGCAAGAGCTCCGAGCTCGCGAGGGCcgtggcggaggcggaggcgcgggaggagcggctgcggcgggagctggaggcggcgctGGCGCGGGTGGCCGTGGCGGAGGAGGCCGAGGAGCGGCTGTGCGTGCAGCTCGGCGAGCTGGAGGCGGAGGCCATGACGCAGGCCATGGAGTACCAGCAGCACGTCAGGGCGCTCTCCGAGAGGCTCGCCCTCATGGACGGCCTGCTCAGGTCCTCCGGCCTCCACAGCGCCGTCGTGCAGTCCGGCCTTCACTGA